In a single window of the Niabella ginsenosidivorans genome:
- a CDS encoding DHA2 family efflux MFS transporter permease subunit → MANPIHTDPNSLVEYGARRVIVTITAVICALLQLIDTTIVNVALPTMQGNLGASLTEITWVITAYAIANVILMPMTSWLSHQFGRRNYFAVSIMLFTIASWLCANAGSIEEMIIFRFIQGIGGGALLVTSQTIITESYPPEKRPMAQVIYVLGVIIGPTIGPALGGYIVDNFHWSYIFYINIPIGIIATLLTLQFVKSPHYSQKSRLRDIDWLGIFLLIVSVGSLQFILEKGQEADWFESSLITSLSVICVFGFYFFIWRELTCKKPIVNLRVLNNRNLSVGCVFAFVLGFGLFGSTFIIPLYTQSIMRWTALQAGMLMMPSTIFTAIMMPFVGQLMQRGVSTRLLVSIGMLIFFIYSLMAYKILTPDTGSSSFFWILVIRGVGLGFLSVPITTMALSTLSGSQIGEGAALSGMMRQLGGSFGVAIISTYLTRDIQAHRNDLISHLSTDNSMLQQRVQMLTRSFQGKGMAPNLAYNTTLKLLDGMVNTQSTILSYMDIFLIVGIMFLVCIPFVIIFIRESGTLQDTAHLVGE, encoded by the coding sequence ATGGCTAATCCAATACATACTGATCCCAATTCGCTGGTAGAATATGGCGCCCGCAGGGTTATTGTTACCATCACGGCAGTAATTTGTGCCTTGCTGCAGCTGATCGATACAACTATTGTAAATGTAGCTTTACCAACAATGCAGGGAAACCTCGGTGCCTCTTTAACGGAAATTACCTGGGTAATTACGGCGTATGCTATTGCAAATGTTATCCTGATGCCGATGACCAGCTGGCTGAGCCATCAGTTCGGAAGAAGAAATTACTTTGCTGTTTCCATCATGCTTTTCACGATCGCATCGTGGCTTTGTGCCAATGCAGGCAGTATTGAAGAGATGATCATCTTCCGCTTTATACAGGGCATTGGCGGCGGTGCCCTGCTGGTAACGTCACAAACAATTATTACGGAAAGCTACCCGCCTGAAAAACGCCCTATGGCGCAGGTTATTTATGTATTGGGGGTGATCATCGGCCCCACTATAGGCCCGGCTTTAGGAGGCTATATCGTTGACAATTTTCACTGGTCCTATATCTTTTATATCAATATACCCATTGGAATAATTGCCACCCTGCTTACGCTCCAGTTTGTCAAAAGCCCGCACTATAGCCAGAAAAGCAGGCTGAGGGACATTGACTGGCTCGGTATTTTTTTGTTGATCGTATCAGTAGGCTCGTTGCAGTTTATCCTGGAGAAAGGGCAGGAAGCCGATTGGTTCGAAAGCTCGCTGATCACCTCCCTTTCTGTTATTTGTGTTTTTGGCTTTTATTTCTTTATCTGGAGAGAGCTGACCTGTAAAAAACCGATCGTTAACCTGCGGGTGCTCAATAACCGGAATTTGTCAGTAGGATGTGTCTTTGCTTTTGTGCTGGGTTTTGGATTATTCGGATCTACTTTTATCATCCCGCTTTATACGCAATCCATTATGCGATGGACCGCTTTGCAGGCCGGGATGCTCATGATGCCCAGCACAATATTCACGGCCATTATGATGCCGTTCGTGGGGCAGCTGATGCAACGGGGCGTATCTACCCGGTTGCTGGTGAGTATTGGAATGCTGATCTTCTTTATTTATAGTTTAATGGCGTATAAAATATTAACGCCGGATACAGGGAGCAGCAGCTTTTTCTGGATCCTCGTAATCAGGGGCGTTGGGCTGGGATTTCTTTCTGTACCTATTACCACAATGGCACTGTCTACGTTGAGCGGTTCGCAGATCGGAGAGGGCGCCGCGCTTTCAGGAATGATGCGGCAGTTGGGCGGGTCCTTTGGAGTGGCCATTATTTCAACTTATCTCACCCGGGATATACAAGCACATCGCAATGATCTGATCAGTCATCTGAGCACCGATAATAGTATGCTGCAGCAGCGTGTACAAATGCTGACACGCAGTTTTCAGGGCAAAGGCATGGCACCCAATCTTGCCTATAATACTACCCTGAAATTGCTGGATGGAATGGTAAATACCCAATCCACAATACTGTCATATATGGATATATTCCTTATTGTAGGGATCATGTTCCTGGTGTGCATTCCATTTGTTATTATCTTTATAAGGGAATCCGGAACCCTGCAGGATACGGCGCACCTGGTAGGGGAATAG
- a CDS encoding class I SAM-dependent methyltransferase, producing the protein MNKGEGSKTAVAAAMLRAAHQLLDGPHKLLADPVVLRLLGTEAIEWILANQQYYFLPGILAMRTHIVLRSRYAEDCLKVACKEGIRQYLILGAGLDTFAFRQPDWAKELQIIEADHPASQQNKKERLDKAALSMPSNLHFLETDLESLELQLALNSPLIDYHKPVFVACLGVLIYLSPQSIANLFRWAGGLPQGSQLVFTASFNTESRNSLLADKAAKAGEPWISYFSMPELEARLIECGFDHIELLTPAIAEEQYFKGAHLVLPPPRRTSIVKAVI; encoded by the coding sequence ATGAATAAAGGAGAAGGGAGTAAAACAGCCGTTGCTGCGGCGATGTTGCGCGCAGCGCACCAATTGTTGGATGGTCCGCATAAACTGCTTGCAGACCCGGTTGTTCTGCGGTTATTGGGTACTGAAGCTATTGAATGGATTCTTGCTAATCAGCAATACTATTTCCTCCCGGGCATCCTGGCTATGCGGACACATATTGTATTAAGAAGCCGGTATGCTGAAGATTGTCTGAAGGTTGCCTGTAAGGAAGGCATCCGGCAATACCTGATCCTGGGCGCCGGACTGGATACTTTTGCTTTCCGGCAACCTGACTGGGCAAAAGAATTGCAGATTATTGAAGCAGATCATCCCGCCAGTCAACAGAACAAGAAGGAAAGACTGGATAAAGCCGCACTATCCATGCCTTCCAACCTTCATTTCCTGGAAACAGACCTGGAGAGTCTGGAATTGCAGCTTGCTTTAAACAGCCCCCTTATTGACTATCATAAGCCGGTTTTTGTTGCCTGCCTGGGTGTACTCATCTATCTGAGCCCGCAAAGCATTGCCAATCTTTTTCGCTGGGCAGGGGGTCTTCCACAGGGAAGTCAGCTGGTATTTACCGCTTCATTTAATACGGAGAGCCGGAACTCCCTGTTGGCTGATAAAGCTGCCAAAGCCGGTGAACCATGGATCAGTTATTTTTCAATGCCGGAACTGGAAGCCCGTCTTATTGAATGTGGCTTTGATCATATAGAATTGCTCACACCCGCAATAGCAGAAGAACAGTATTTTAAGGGAGCCCACCTTGTATTGCCACCGCCCCGGAGAACGAGTATTGTAAAAGCGGTTATTTAG
- the secA gene encoding preprotein translocase subunit SecA: MFGFLSKMFGGSKSEKDVKKLAPVIEQINKNFANYQSLSNDELRNKTLEFRKRINDQLTEIDNKIAALNQQADELPHEELLQKDAIYKQVDELKKDRDKEIEKVLDEILPEAFAVVKETARRFAGNAELVSKATELDHELAKKATYITIDGENAIYKNSWTAAGAQITWNMVHYDVQLIGGAVLHSGKIAEMATGEGKTLVSTLPAYLNALAGEGVHIVTVNDYLARRDQEWNGPIFEWLGLRVDCIDKHQPNSAERRNAYMADITYGTNNEFGFDYLRDNMVHNASEMVQRKHHYAMVDEVDSVLIDDARTPLIISGPVDHADEQQYHIHKPRVEQLYREQERIVRNNLNEAKRLFEKGEDDPKTGGLHLYRAYRGLPKYSPLIKFLSEPGVKVKMQKAENYYLQEQERNMKIVDEDLLFKIDEKTNSVDLTEKGLTMITKVGEDADFFVLPDIGAALADVEKSDASSEEKLKQKEALLNDYSQKADRIHSVQQLLKAYALFQKDDEYVIVDGAIKIVDEQTGRIMEGRRYSDGLHQALEAKENVKIEAATQTYATITLQNYFRMYHKLAGMTGTAETEASELWSIYKLDVVTIPTNVPVIRKDLQDLVYKTKREKYKAVIDEIEKLRGEGRPVLVGTTSVEISELLSRMLQQKKIPHNVLNAKQHAREAEIVAEAGLAGAVTIATNMAGRGTDIKLGPGVKEAGGLAIIGTERHESRRVDRQLRGRAGRQGDPGSSLFFVSLEDDLMRMFGSERIAGMMDKLGYKEGDVIQHSMISNSIQRAQKKVEENNFGIRKRLLEYDDVMNKQRNAIYEKRNHALFGDRLSLDIDNAFSIVAESLCSSFKEQDDFEGFKLACIVNFGMDTSVNEEEFRTTEASRLADKLYEEALARYNDHNKSIQSQAVPVFQNIRNTQGGHIENVIVPFTDGRKAINVLAPLDKTITTEGRELVSSMEKSITLAVIDDAWKEHLRAMDDLKQSVQTAYLEQKDPLVIYKVEAFQLFNNMITNLNKDIISFLTQANLPAQEEAPSIKEGRAQKTDLSKMRVNKEDIEAAGEDYAANEKDYFDPAQPPVKQEPIRVGPKVGRNDPCPCGSGKKYKNCHGRFE; the protein is encoded by the coding sequence ATGTTTGGTTTCTTATCAAAAATGTTCGGTGGCAGTAAATCTGAAAAGGATGTAAAAAAGCTTGCACCTGTCATTGAACAAATTAACAAAAATTTCGCTAATTATCAATCACTTAGCAATGATGAACTGCGTAATAAGACCCTGGAGTTCCGGAAGCGCATCAATGACCAGCTTACAGAAATTGATAATAAAATTGCCGCGCTGAACCAGCAGGCCGACGAATTGCCGCATGAAGAGCTGCTGCAGAAAGACGCCATTTACAAACAGGTGGATGAGCTGAAAAAAGACCGGGATAAAGAGATCGAAAAAGTGCTGGATGAAATTCTTCCGGAAGCCTTTGCGGTAGTAAAGGAAACTGCCCGCCGTTTTGCCGGTAATGCAGAGCTGGTTTCAAAAGCAACGGAACTGGATCATGAGCTGGCAAAAAAAGCAACTTATATTACCATTGACGGAGAAAATGCCATTTATAAAAACAGCTGGACCGCTGCCGGCGCCCAGATCACCTGGAATATGGTGCATTATGATGTACAGTTGATCGGTGGTGCAGTGCTGCATTCCGGTAAAATTGCCGAAATGGCCACCGGGGAAGGAAAAACCCTTGTGTCCACCCTGCCCGCTTACCTGAATGCACTGGCCGGCGAAGGCGTACATATTGTAACGGTAAACGATTATCTCGCCCGTCGTGACCAGGAATGGAACGGTCCCATATTTGAGTGGCTGGGTCTGCGGGTTGATTGCATTGATAAGCACCAACCGAACAGCGCCGAGCGACGCAACGCCTATATGGCAGATATAACCTATGGAACCAATAATGAATTTGGTTTTGATTACCTGCGGGACAATATGGTGCATAATGCCTCTGAAATGGTGCAGCGCAAACATCATTATGCCATGGTGGATGAGGTAGACAGTGTGTTGATCGATGATGCCCGTACCCCATTGATCATCAGTGGCCCTGTTGATCATGCGGATGAGCAGCAATACCATATCCATAAACCCCGCGTAGAACAATTGTATCGCGAACAGGAGCGTATTGTCCGTAACAACCTGAACGAAGCAAAACGGCTTTTTGAAAAAGGCGAAGACGATCCAAAAACAGGAGGCCTGCATTTATACCGCGCTTACAGGGGGCTGCCCAAGTACAGCCCGCTGATCAAATTCTTAAGCGAGCCGGGGGTAAAGGTAAAAATGCAAAAAGCAGAGAACTATTACCTGCAGGAACAGGAGCGGAACATGAAGATCGTGGATGAAGACCTGCTCTTTAAGATCGATGAAAAAACCAATTCAGTAGACCTTACTGAAAAGGGCCTTACCATGATCACAAAGGTGGGAGAAGATGCCGACTTCTTCGTACTGCCGGATATTGGCGCGGCTTTAGCCGATGTAGAAAAAAGCGATGCTTCCTCCGAAGAAAAATTAAAGCAAAAAGAGGCCCTGCTGAATGATTATTCTCAAAAAGCAGACCGGATCCATTCTGTGCAGCAACTGTTAAAAGCATACGCGCTCTTTCAGAAGGATGATGAATATGTGATCGTTGACGGTGCCATCAAGATTGTTGATGAGCAGACCGGGCGTATTATGGAAGGTCGCCGCTACTCTGACGGATTGCACCAGGCACTGGAAGCAAAAGAAAACGTGAAGATCGAAGCCGCTACCCAAACCTATGCCACCATTACCCTGCAGAACTATTTCAGGATGTACCACAAACTGGCAGGGATGACCGGTACGGCAGAAACAGAAGCCTCAGAATTGTGGAGCATCTATAAGCTGGACGTGGTTACCATTCCTACCAATGTTCCGGTGATCCGTAAGGACCTGCAGGACCTGGTGTATAAGACCAAACGGGAGAAATATAAAGCGGTTATTGATGAAATTGAAAAGCTGCGCGGTGAAGGCCGCCCGGTGCTGGTGGGTACCACTTCCGTTGAGATCAGTGAATTGCTGAGCCGCATGCTGCAGCAAAAGAAAATACCCCACAACGTATTAAATGCCAAACAGCATGCCCGTGAAGCAGAGATCGTGGCAGAAGCCGGACTGGCCGGTGCGGTAACCATTGCTACTAACATGGCGGGCCGCGGTACCGATATCAAACTGGGGCCCGGTGTAAAAGAAGCCGGTGGTTTGGCCATTATTGGCACAGAACGCCATGAAAGCCGCCGTGTAGACCGCCAGTTGCGCGGACGGGCCGGCCGCCAGGGCGACCCGGGTAGCTCCCTGTTCTTTGTATCGCTGGAAGACGACCTGATGCGCATGTTCGGAAGTGAGCGTATTGCCGGCATGATGGATAAGCTGGGTTATAAAGAAGGAGATGTGATCCAGCACAGCATGATCAGCAACAGCATTCAGCGGGCACAAAAGAAGGTGGAAGAAAACAACTTTGGCATCCGTAAACGTTTGCTGGAATATGATGACGTTATGAATAAGCAGCGTAACGCTATTTATGAGAAACGGAACCACGCCTTATTTGGAGACCGCCTATCACTGGATATTGATAACGCATTTTCAATTGTGGCAGAAAGCCTTTGCAGCTCCTTTAAAGAACAGGACGATTTTGAAGGATTCAAGCTGGCCTGTATTGTAAATTTTGGGATGGACACTTCTGTTAACGAAGAAGAATTCCGTACTACAGAAGCCAGCAGGCTGGCCGATAAGCTGTACGAGGAAGCGCTGGCCCGTTACAACGATCATAATAAAAGTATTCAAAGCCAGGCTGTGCCTGTGTTCCAGAACATCCGCAATACGCAGGGCGGTCATATTGAAAACGTAATTGTGCCCTTTACGGATGGGCGTAAAGCAATTAACGTGCTAGCGCCGCTGGATAAGACCATTACCACTGAAGGCCGGGAACTGGTATCCAGCATGGAAAAATCTATTACCCTTGCGGTAATTGATGATGCCTGGAAGGAGCATTTACGGGCCATGGACGACCTGAAGCAAAGTGTGCAGACTGCCTACCTGGAACAGAAAGACCCGCTGGTGATCTATAAGGTAGAAGCCTTCCAGTTGTTTAACAACATGATCACTAATTTAAACAAAGACATTATCTCCTTTCTTACCCAGGCCAACCTCCCTGCGCAGGAAGAAGCGCCCAGTATTAAAGAAGGGCGTGCACAAAAGACGGACCTCAGCAAGATGCGGGTAAACAAAGAGGATATAGAAGCAGCCGGTGAGGATTATGCCGCCAACGAAAAGGATTACTTCGATCCGGCGCAGCCGCCGGTGAAGCAGGAACCGATACGGGTAGGGCCAAAAGTAGGCCGGAACGACCCCTGTCCCTGCGGCAGCGGTAAAAAATATAAGAACTGCCACGGCCGGTTTGAATAG
- a CDS encoding glycosyltransferase family 39 protein produces MAARAGILKTTGLTIPKTAIQNDNQLLVGFMLVWLVLNLLQAAFLGLDGDEAYYWMLAQHIQWSYFDHPPMVALFIRLGESLGHGFLFTRLGTVLLSTLSIAFVYKGLPAYLQQLRWFIILYAATLVFNVYAFITTPDACLFFFAALFFWRYKHFLAKENFSNSFWLALAITGMFYSKYHGVLLVGFVVLSNLRLLLNKYCWLILLIVILLFIPHLYWQYTHDWPTLRFHLIERIAKQYRINFTTDYLLGQILIWGPLISLLFYASVFKLKIKDKLMRAHLFMFAGTLGFFLFSSFKNTVEPHWTLIAGISYIALFLSLIINGTEKFRKLFLKTAYINIVLILLARIIFLIPSGPANLIKHFRSFSYAKLWADEVYARAGTTPVVFSNSYSAPSLYKYYHPDAQTIGYNDKSYRKTNFNLMDDHFLNGHRVFYYTQSNAIAPGQGIPVDTKYNTGRLLPVEHYTPVNALRIHLLNTPKTMPASQPVTLSIAVINKGTTPIVLDTALSIDYAFLIEKYNFINSDTRFPLPRKTLAPGDSAVIKIPVKAPEKPGKYRLLFSVVNGFIPGNFASNFYGVQVIRK; encoded by the coding sequence ATGGCAGCGCGGGCGGGTATTCTTAAAACAACGGGACTCACCATCCCCAAAACAGCTATTCAAAACGATAACCAGCTCCTGGTGGGGTTTATGCTGGTATGGCTGGTGCTGAATCTTTTACAGGCAGCCTTTCTGGGATTGGACGGCGATGAAGCCTATTACTGGATGCTTGCGCAGCACATTCAATGGAGTTATTTTGATCACCCGCCCATGGTGGCCCTGTTCATCCGGCTGGGAGAAAGCCTGGGGCATGGTTTTTTATTTACCCGGCTGGGAACAGTGCTGCTCTCTACTTTATCCATCGCCTTTGTGTACAAAGGGCTGCCTGCTTACCTGCAGCAGCTACGATGGTTCATTATTCTCTATGCCGCCACACTGGTGTTCAATGTATATGCGTTCATCACCACACCGGATGCCTGTTTGTTTTTCTTTGCCGCGCTGTTCTTCTGGCGTTATAAACATTTTTTGGCAAAAGAAAATTTCAGCAACAGCTTCTGGCTGGCATTGGCCATTACCGGGATGTTTTACAGCAAATACCACGGGGTGCTGCTGGTAGGTTTTGTGGTACTATCCAATCTCCGGCTATTACTGAACAAATATTGCTGGCTGATCCTGCTGATCGTTATCCTGCTTTTTATTCCGCACCTGTACTGGCAATACACGCACGACTGGCCTACGTTGCGTTTTCATTTAATTGAGCGCATTGCCAAACAGTACCGGATCAATTTTACTACTGACTACCTGCTTGGGCAGATACTCATCTGGGGGCCCCTGATCTCGCTGCTCTTTTATGCATCCGTGTTTAAACTGAAGATTAAAGACAAGCTGATGCGCGCGCATCTTTTTATGTTTGCAGGCACACTGGGCTTTTTCTTGTTTTCTTCCTTTAAAAATACGGTGGAACCACACTGGACGCTGATTGCAGGTATTTCCTATATAGCCCTGTTCTTATCGCTCATTATTAACGGAACCGAAAAATTCAGGAAGCTTTTTTTAAAAACAGCCTATATAAATATTGTGCTGATCCTGCTGGCAAGGATCATTTTCCTGATCCCCAGCGGGCCCGCAAATCTTATTAAGCATTTCCGCTCCTTTTCCTATGCAAAACTATGGGCGGATGAAGTATATGCCCGGGCAGGAACAACACCCGTTGTCTTTTCCAACTCCTACTCTGCCCCTTCGCTTTATAAATATTACCACCCGGATGCACAGACCATTGGTTACAACGATAAAAGTTACCGCAAAACCAATTTTAATCTTATGGATGATCATTTCCTTAACGGTCATCGTGTTTTCTATTATACCCAGAGCAATGCTATAGCGCCCGGACAGGGAATACCTGTAGATACCAAGTACAACACAGGCCGTTTGTTGCCTGTAGAACATTATACTCCCGTAAATGCGTTAAGGATCCACCTGCTTAATACGCCTAAAACAATGCCCGCCAGCCAGCCTGTAACCTTATCCATAGCCGTGATCAATAAAGGAACCACTCCCATTGTATTGGACACAGCGCTTTCCATCGACTATGCCTTTCTTATAGAAAAATATAATTTCATTAATTCCGATACGCGTTTTCCATTGCCCCGGAAGACCCTGGCACCGGGAGACAGCGCGGTTATTAAAATCCCTGTCAAAGCCCCGGAAAAACCAGGAAAATACCGGTTATTATTTTCTGTTGTCAACGGTTTTATCCCCGGCAATTTTGCCAGCAATTTTTACGGAGTTCAGGTTATACGGAAATGA
- a CDS encoding lysylphosphatidylglycerol synthase transmembrane domain-containing protein — MDRKRAWNILKPILKVGFTALALWLVYTKVDLAVLKRLWAEANGWYLVPAVVSFVICQVITSIRLLNFFRNIGLPISVKSNFRLFLLGMFYNLFLPGGIGGDGYKIIALKQRYAFTTHKEVFSAVFFDRLSGLWGLSWLLAVFSLSMPQVQQYSRWVLLAFVAGTIIYYWVLRRFFKKISQRFIITHLLAICAQSLQLVTVAFILAALGCTTSYWPYFAIFLLSSLASLFPFSIGGLGAREVAIVWGAATFGLDKDLAVSVSLSFYLITMAMALTAVPVLFRKERRTPAGKNGQAEQAAAT, encoded by the coding sequence ATGGATAGAAAAAGGGCCTGGAATATTTTAAAACCGATACTGAAAGTCGGGTTTACTGCCCTGGCCCTGTGGCTGGTATATACCAAGGTCGACTTGGCTGTTTTAAAACGGTTATGGGCAGAAGCGAACGGATGGTACCTGGTGCCAGCTGTAGTGTCATTTGTAATTTGTCAGGTAATAACATCTATAAGACTGCTGAATTTTTTCCGGAATATCGGGTTGCCCATTTCGGTAAAGTCTAATTTCCGGCTGTTTTTGCTGGGCATGTTCTATAATCTTTTTTTGCCCGGCGGTATCGGTGGTGATGGGTATAAAATTATTGCGCTAAAGCAGCGGTACGCTTTTACCACCCATAAAGAGGTTTTTTCTGCTGTGTTCTTTGACCGGCTCAGCGGTTTATGGGGATTGAGCTGGCTGTTGGCCGTTTTCAGTCTTTCAATGCCACAGGTGCAGCAATACAGCCGTTGGGTGCTGCTGGCTTTTGTTGCGGGCACGATCATTTATTACTGGGTGCTGCGCCGGTTTTTTAAAAAGATCAGCCAGCGCTTTATCATTACACACCTGCTGGCCATTTGTGCGCAGTCGCTGCAACTGGTTACCGTGGCATTTATTTTAGCCGCCCTGGGTTGTACAACCAGCTATTGGCCTTATTTTGCTATTTTTTTGCTATCGTCTTTGGCATCGCTATTCCCTTTTAGCATTGGCGGGCTGGGAGCAAGGGAAGTAGCCATTGTTTGGGGGGCGGCTACCTTTGGTTTGGATAAAGATCTGGCGGTTTCGGTAAGCCTGAGTTTTTACCTGATCACCATGGCGATGGCACTTACTGCTGTTCCTGTCCTGTTCCGCAAAGAACGCAGAACGCCCGCCGGCAAGAACGGCCAGGCTGAGCAAGCAGCAGCTACCTGA
- a CDS encoding LTA synthase family protein, whose amino-acid sequence MTRKKTTVQWGYYAVFLYRMAIVLLLLFICRLLFYFLNRGLFPDIAGSDWLKILKGGLLFDIAALFYFNGLMIFLMTIPVPYAVRANKGYQQTIKWIFYITNGIAVFLNCVDFIYYRFTLKRTTVSVFSEFSHEQNKGGLAFHFFIDYWFVVLLFVALIALMVFLYNRVVIRQRHWPLPKAGYYITASLVFAVAVVLAIGGIRGGYRHSTRPITVTDAGEYVKRSHEVYLVLNTPFVFIRTMGVTPLKEVHYFPENEVAKIYSPLHYPSQADSVPFTKKNVVIIILESFGKEATGFYNKDLDRGTYKGFTPFLDSLASVSKIYWNSFANGRKSIDAIPSILSSIPSGQDPFALTPYVSDSTRSLPRLLSQEGYHTSFFHGAANGSMGFLSYTKMIGIENYFGKTEYNNDADYDGIWGIWDEPFFRFFEQKLSSFPQPFFASIFSVSSHDPFKVPKKYEGRFQKGPLPVLECIGYTDMALQQFFAKAQQQPWFKNTLFVISADHATVTYHPEYQNAWGDYAIPIILYAPGDSSFRGVEQGVIQQLDIMPTVLDYLHYKKPYLAYGESALHRTGPGFAFQYLGGYRWITGPYLMFFDGNKTTGLYNYPTDRLLQKDLVRDSAQVAAGMEQKLKAFIQQYNNRIIRNQLIAPAIQP is encoded by the coding sequence ATGACCAGGAAAAAAACTACGGTTCAATGGGGTTATTATGCGGTGTTTTTATACCGTATGGCAATTGTGCTGCTTTTACTTTTTATATGCAGGCTGCTGTTTTATTTTCTGAACAGGGGGTTGTTTCCTGATATTGCCGGCAGTGATTGGCTAAAGATCCTGAAGGGCGGGTTGTTATTTGATATAGCGGCACTTTTTTATTTCAATGGTCTGATGATTTTTTTAATGACGATTCCTGTGCCGTATGCGGTGAGAGCTAATAAAGGCTACCAGCAAACCATAAAGTGGATTTTTTATATTACAAACGGCATTGCTGTTTTTTTAAACTGTGTTGATTTTATTTATTACCGCTTTACGCTGAAAAGAACCACGGTTAGCGTGTTCAGCGAGTTTTCTCATGAGCAGAATAAGGGCGGCCTGGCTTTTCACTTCTTTATTGACTATTGGTTTGTGGTGCTGCTGTTTGTGGCGCTCATAGCGCTGATGGTTTTTCTTTATAACCGTGTTGTGATCCGGCAAAGGCACTGGCCGCTTCCCAAAGCAGGATATTATATCACCGCTTCGCTGGTTTTTGCAGTTGCTGTTGTGCTGGCCATTGGCGGCATCCGTGGAGGCTACCGGCACAGCACCCGCCCCATAACGGTAACGGATGCTGGAGAGTATGTAAAACGGTCGCATGAAGTGTACCTGGTGTTAAATACCCCATTTGTATTTATCCGGACAATGGGAGTAACACCTTTAAAAGAAGTGCATTATTTCCCGGAAAATGAAGTGGCAAAGATCTATTCGCCTTTGCATTATCCGTCACAGGCAGACTCAGTGCCGTTTACCAAAAAAAATGTGGTCATCATTATACTGGAAAGTTTTGGAAAGGAAGCCACAGGCTTTTATAACAAAGACCTGGACAGGGGAACCTACAAAGGGTTTACTCCGTTCCTGGATTCGCTGGCCTCCGTAAGCAAAATTTACTGGAACTCGTTTGCTAACGGCCGGAAATCCATTGATGCCATCCCTTCTATATTGTCAAGCATTCCCAGCGGGCAGGACCCGTTTGCATTAACCCCTTATGTTTCAGACAGTACACGAAGCCTGCCCCGGCTTTTGTCACAGGAAGGGTATCACACATCTTTTTTTCATGGCGCGGCCAACGGGTCAATGGGTTTTTTGTCCTATACAAAGATGATTGGTATTGAAAATTATTTTGGGAAAACGGAGTACAATAATGATGCGGATTATGATGGAATATGGGGCATCTGGGACGAGCCCTTTTTCCGTTTTTTTGAGCAGAAACTCAGCAGCTTTCCACAGCCCTTCTTTGCAAGCATTTTTTCGGTTTCTTCTCATGACCCTTTTAAAGTGCCTAAAAAGTACGAGGGCCGGTTTCAAAAAGGTCCGCTACCGGTATTGGAATGCATTGGCTATACCGATATGGCGCTGCAGCAGTTTTTTGCAAAGGCACAGCAGCAGCCCTGGTTTAAGAATACGCTGTTTGTGATATCTGCCGATCATGCCACGGTTACTTACCACCCGGAATACCAGAATGCCTGGGGCGATTATGCCATACCCATTATCCTGTACGCCCCGGGCGACAGCAGCTTCAGAGGCGTTGAGCAAGGGGTGATCCAGCAACTGGATATAATGCCCACGGTACTGGATTACCTGCACTATAAGAAACCTTACCTGGCTTACGGTGAAAGCGCATTGCACAGGACCGGACCGGGTTTTGCTTTTCAATACCTTGGAGGATACCGGTGGATCACCGGCCCTTACCTGATGTTCTTTGACGGTAATAAAACAACGGGGCTGTATAATTACCCAACCGACCGGCTGCTGCAAAAAGACCTTGTGAGGGATTCTGCACAGGTGGCGGCAGGTATGGAACAAAAACTGAAAGCTTTTATCCAGCAATACAATAACCGTATTATCCGGAACCAGCTGATTGCGCCCGCAATACAACCTTAA
- a CDS encoding MarR family winged helix-turn-helix transcriptional regulator, producing the protein MTDTDPTEATRRFVHALLELRDYLRQFMQKKFRAHNIDLTYEMHQIMASLWKKDGVNQQDLANLTLKDKASMTYLIDNLTKRELVFRKEDPRDRRNKLVYLTPKGKRLGHKVEPWVNELFEIVATGFKPADMEHYTRIVEEMRDNIRRE; encoded by the coding sequence ATGACAGACACGGACCCGACAGAAGCGACCAGAAGATTTGTACATGCCCTGCTTGAGCTGCGCGACTATCTGCGCCAGTTTATGCAAAAAAAGTTCCGGGCGCATAATATTGATCTTACCTATGAAATGCACCAGATAATGGCCAGCCTGTGGAAAAAAGACGGCGTTAATCAGCAGGATCTGGCAAATCTTACCTTAAAGGATAAAGCCAGCATGACCTACCTTATTGATAATCTGACAAAGAGGGAACTGGTTTTTCGGAAAGAGGACCCCCGGGACCGCAGAAATAAACTGGTGTACCTTACCCCCAAAGGCAAACGGCTTGGGCACAAGGTAGAGCCGTGGGTAAATGAGCTCTTTGAAATTGTGGCAACGGGATTTAAGCCGGCTGATATGGAGCATTATACCCGTATTGTAGAAGAAATGCGGGATAACATACGCCGGGAATAA